In Cryptomeria japonica chromosome 1, Sugi_1.0, whole genome shotgun sequence, the sequence aggtacataaggaaacagtaccaccgacaactagtgaagtagaaaaaccattgcttaaagaaatatagacacaaatagacctaccagaggtcaatacaagcttggttacttccaccggtactcagattgttgattcatcatcagcctacaaatcaactaatgtgactgaggtactattagactcaatcaagaaaataactgactacagctcacaagcttacaaagcaattgatgataccataccaattttgaaggtaattgcccCCAACTGTactatagacaataaagattctttaggacaacttgatacactatgtaaatatatctcagaaaacattgagaaaataaaagaagagtcattaaaggataaagtagaagttgaaaaatagaaattctttgatgagcaaataaagaagtgtaatagagattttgacacacttctactagaattatgtaatttattgaaagagtacaaaaatctgtacaaagatacctgtaaaacaaactttttgaatgtagatattgacaagaagatGAGTAAGGTAcatgatgagatcaataaacttgcagatagttttgtcaactcacctgatacactatcagtttttgaggagaagataacaaattttgaagaagaatcacttaaattggaaagagagaaagaaaagatagtgaataaggcaaaacatttgagatcaaaactaagtccaagattggactatctagcatcactacaaaaggaagtatctgaggcactaatatagggaaagaaaacactggcagagcatttgtagcatctcaccagtacagtgaagagaatagagacaacaataaaggatagcaaaaagtttatgaacagtataaacttgattttgggagatctttttcaaattgtaaccacccagttacaaggttggaactacaaactctactgacatcttgacaacctttttcattgatgccaaagggggagtagtgggatgatgagaaaattcaaatcacaggaatcatatgctcaaggggagctcacacatttttggtaacattttttttggacttcacatttttggatcatttttgaaatttctcatgagtgttgccatcaatgccaaagggggagattgttggcatatgcacactccaatgagacattgtatgtgattgaaggttttttcattgatggcaaccttgaaatcctatggcatcaacaaatcacactctacactagcactcaagacaccaacaccggcaccaccacagaagaaaggaagtatactagcacagaggccgacaggatttttgttatattatattttgtttattattgtaaaaactttgtaagccgacctggcaaattgtaaaatgactcttatatataaaagagatcattgtagacatttgatataggagaagAAAGtagtaaggaaaaatattaggcagacctattatacgaAATATAGGTTAAGAGGTTTATGTAAGCAGcaaagcagcaaccggtactgaatttggtattaaagatgctattataaagcagtacaagatattggatttgtataatctccattgtaagtcagtgagacttcccattgagcagtgagctctaggcagttggccttcctgcatgtgtaggctcctattgtaagtaatattctcttattggccagtgagtgaatattgtgggtcacaaatcccactgaggtttttcccacactaggtttcctcattaaaatcttgtgttatggtgtgcttctcatgtggatgttcttaattctgtttattgcattatttcttgcataccagtacactgttacatTATGCTCTGCAtgctttaagttaagaaattctatataccgattagatactgtttcaccccccctctcagtatttgtgggatccCTAACACTGGTATGCTTTGGCAAAGTTCCAATGCACCATCTAAAACTCTTAGGCCAATTGATGCATTATCTGAAAGCATCAATCTGAATGGGTTTCAACACCGTTTATTTTTGGTCATATCTTTAGTTTGTTCTTCTTTCTATACAGTAGttgtgattgattttttttttgagattttgttCAATTTTGTATTTAGAAAATGGGTTCtctcatttttaaaatattaatcattttttattttcttttaattggGTTCTACTGATTTGTGATTTCTGTTAAAGATTTTGGCAGAAATTTATTTCTTGAAAATGGGTTCTCACACCTATATAACATTGatcatattttattttctattttctactCATTCAAATGATTTGTGATTTCTTCTAAATATTTTGATGGAACACTGTATCATGGAATGGGTTCTTTCATGTGTAGAGCATtgttcacaatttattttcttctttgtaatGAGTTCTACTGATTTTTAATTTTGGCTAAAGATTTTGTTGGAACACTACATCTTGAAAATGGGTTCTCTCATCTATATCGTATTggtcattttttttttgtctttctactCAATTCCACTATTTTGTGAAAAGATTGCAATGGAACAgtatatcttgaaaatgagttcTCTTATTTGTATAGCATtaatcatattttatatttttatttctacTTGATTccactaattttttatttttgcaaaagatTTTGATGGAACATTATATCTAGAAAATGGATTCTCTCATCTGTTTAATATTGAtcatattttatttcttctttctaCTTAATTCCACTGATTTGTGATTTCCCATACAAAATTTGATGTAACACTAATTTATATAATATTGAATgtttaaaaactaaaaaatcacTATTATGTGAATGTGAAGCGCTAAAAACTTCCCATCATAGTATGGGTATGTTCAACAACAAATAATCTCAGTTTTTAATGTAGAGATAATATTGGAAATGTGCAATGGTGTTGAAAAATAGAGACAAGCAAAATAATTAATTGCTCAGTGAAATGAGGAAATAAACATAGAAACAAAGATAAAAGAAATCTAGAGGATATATTCAGGGTAGAGTAATAAAAGGTGTCAATGTATAATAAAAGATTCAAAGACAACAATGAAAATGTGCCAAAATTGGTAGGGAAGGCATCAAGCATTTTTCTCATCCTGATTTCCTCTGAGGAAATCACTAGATCTTTGCCACCAACATTGGTTTTTCGAGCAGACTAAATATGCGCTCAGATTTGGCAACCCAGGGATTAGGGCTCCCCTACCTTAGGAGCAGATGGAATGGCAAGTGGTGAAACCTAGGAGGGCTCGCAAGGCAACTATGAAAAATCCTCCAAGGGTTGCGAATAGCAAGGAATGCAGCCAAGGTAATCCTATGCCAACCACTGCCAACAGGTTTAATTAGTTGCAAAATCTTGAGGAAGGTTATTTAAAACTAGAACCTTGAGCtaccattttttttgaaaataatagaaGTAGAATTAAAAATCTCAGAAGGCTAGTTGAAACTCAATCCATACCTAAGGCCTCTTTAGGCAAGGGAAAGACATCCTTGATCCCTCTTAAACCCTTAATGGCGATTTTAGGTTCAATCAGGGACCCTAATTTAGACTTGGTTAGCATTTTAGAGATTAATGAGAATTTGGTTAAGTGGATTCAACAATCTTGCAAGGCCTTCAAAGTTTTTGCGAGATGGCAGGATCTTGGTATTTCACCGGAGgctattgcagattggtttatgtcATCCTTCAATTGGATAGTAACTATAGCTATACTATCTAAAGGATTTCTATATATAGATTGTGGTAACTAAAGACATAAGACGGAACTCTTATTACGTAAATCTCCTACCTTCAGaggttttgatttttgttttttaggtTAGACTCTAGATTTTTACCCTAATAATATGCAATGTCTTAAGATAGACAGACTGATATTGATTCCTAACCTTTCTAGTGAAATTAATGGACAttgaaattattaggaaaattggTAATCATATCAGTAAATTTGTAGAAATTAGTGATAAATATAGGAGGTATGTGAACTATGTTATGATAATTAATATGGACATTAATGTTAAAACCTTAAAACCTATTGAGATTAAATCAGGGGTTTTGTCTTTCCTTATATATCCTGAATTCCATAAAGGGATTCTTGATCTAGACCCTGTATTGACTCCAGCTTAGCCTCCTTCTCAATTGAGATCTAGTAGGAGTCCTAGGGTCGATATTAGTTTCAATCTAGAAAAGGGAGGGTTTGTGGTTAAGGAAATTCCTTTGCCATCCTAGGCATATTGAGGAAACTAGGGATATTATGGAAATTGAAGAAGGTGAATTTATCATTAACAAGATACAGGAAGACTGGATGATCCCTTCCTCTCCTAGCCTCCGGGAAGAACCCTTGTTGGATACACTAGGCGTATCTTCTGAGTTGGAGACTCTTCTTGTCTTGGGGGAAGAACCTCCCCCTACATCTACTGATGAGAATGGTGGGGTAATGAAtgctctctctcttttctctagaTCAGGCTATAAGAGTGGAGGTCTACAACAACTCCAAAGGCTCTCCCTTTAGGAATGCAAGCTCTACCATCAAGAAGAGGGTAGTTCAAGCTGAGGATCTTGCCTGCAAAGAGGAAGAGGTCAATTGCATTATTAAATATCTTTGTGACTTAGCCACTGAGGAAATCATGGATATAATATtggatgaaataattgacaaggaagAGCTTGATCTTTAGAAAAAACTATTAGGTAAAGATATTCTAGCCTTCTCCACTCCCCCTGTGGTCTTAGCTATAGAATAACTTCTTCTAGATTTGAAAAATAAGTAAAATGATACTTTAGGTATTGAGCTTTGGGCAGCTGATAAAACCATCCTGGATTGTGCTAAGCTCTTCAAAAAGAGGGCTAGGAAATCCCTATCAGAGCTTTGAGCTAACGATGGCTCTGCAGAAGGTCGGGTAAAACTCATGAACATGTTCTATGCTgtgaaggggaaggtccttcccaaggaCTCATGAAGgtcatttcatggaatgttaggggtttaaatgcccctaacaagaagaGGCTAGTCAAACACTATCTATCCTCTTTTAGCCAAGAATTAGTTTTGCTTCAAGAGACTAAATTGGGAGATGTGAACTTAGCTTCCTTTGGTAAACGTTTGGGCTTTAGGCAAATTATAGGAACCCTAGGTGTTGGGGCCTTTGGGGGTCTAGCTATTATATGGGATCCTCGTAGTATCCTTCTTTCTCCCCTAGCATCTAATCATAATTGGATAAGTGTGAGGGTAACTTGTCTTAAGAACAGTCTAGAGTTTGTCATTGTGAATGTGTATGGGCCAATCCTTAATGGTAATAAAAAAGAGTCTGGGAGGAAATTGAAAATTTTACGAGTACCCTCAGTTGGGTATGTTTTATAggtggggattttaatgcaattttgaATCAACATGAGAAGCAAGGAGGCTTAGGCATTAATGCTCATTCTTCTCTGGACTTCGTAGATTGGATCCATAGGAGTAGTATGCTAGAAATCAATATGGTCAAGGATGCCTTTACTTGGAATAACCATAGGTTAGGATTTAGCAACATTATAGAGAAACTGGATAGATTATTTGTTTTGGGAAGTCTCATCAACTTTCCCTTCACCCTGGAAGCTTCAATTTTACCTTTTTTAGGATCAGATCACTATCCCATTTTACTAGACATACAGGGGGAAGTTAGCCCAAAGAGATGTCCTTttaaatttgagaatatgtggctTAAGGATGATCATATCTTGGAGCTTCTAAAAAAATGGTGGAATGGGACCATGGTCTCAAGGTGTGGGATTTTAAGGTTGTTAATAAACTTAAGATTATCAAGCAGAATCTCATTCAGTGGAATAGGGAGCTCTTTGGAAATATCTTCGATAAGAAAGCTGAGGTGGAAGCTGACTTGGCAGAAGTTAATGAGCAAGTAATGAGATATGGGATGGATGAGACTTTGTTTCTCAAAGACAAGAAACTAATGACAGACCATGAATCTATTCTTGCCAAAGAAGAAGTCTTCTgtaaacaaaaatctagagagacttGGTTGGAGGTGGGTGATAAGAATACCAAATTTTTCCACAATAGCATAAGGATGAGAAGAGTTAGAAACCATATTTCTAGAATTAAGTTAAGTAATGGCTTTGAGGTGGCTAATCCTATAATCATTGCGAAAGaggttgttgatttcttttctcttatcctaaACTCAGATTGGAGCCCTCACAACTCTGAACAAGACATGTTTATTAAGAACATCCCTAGGCTTTTAAATAAAGACCATTCTGATGTTCTAACTACCAAATTTTCTCTAGCAGAAGTTGAAGTTTCTCTTAAGAAAATGAGCCTAAATAAATCCCTTGGGCCAGATGGCTTTCCTATTAGCTTCTTACAAGTATGTTGGCCCTTCCTCGGTGAGGAAGTTACGATAGCTCTGGAAGGAATGAGAAACTCAGGTAACatcctcaaagaaatcaacaacacctTTTTGACCCTTATCCCTAAAAATGACAAACTAGAGAGTTCTGATGAATTTCAGCCTATAGCCCTTTGCAATACTAtttataaacttttcaccaaaactCTAGCTAATAGGCTTTAGAAACTTCTCCCTCAGCTGATCAGTGAGGAATAGATAGGTTTTGTCCCTAGGAAATCTATTTATGATGGGGTCATTGTAGCTCAGGAGGCTATCCACTCTGTCTAGAAAAATAGGAACCCTAGTATGCTCTTAAAGTTAGATATTAGGAAAGGTTATGATAAGGTGAACTAGAGATTTCTATGTAGATGCTTAGAAGCTTTTGGCTTTCTAGCTACATGTATCAATCTGATTTTTGAATGTATATCTATGCCTAAATTCTCTATTCTGATCAATGGTACCCTTGAAGGTTTTTTTagctcctctaggggtttgaggtagGGTGACCTCCTCTccccttttctctttattattatggCTGAAGCATTGGGTAGATTGATCTCCAGAGCTAGGGAGGCCAGCCAGTTGGCAAAGATTAGAATTACTACTAACCTTGATCCTATAacacaccaacaatttgttgatgacactatgctATATGGGTGTAGCGATCTAAGTGAGGCCCAAGATTTCAAGCTTATCTTGGATTCATACTCTAAGGCCTCTGGTCAGGAAATCAATCCGGCTAAGTTTGAAGTCTTATGTTTTAATACTCAAGCAAGTTTACAAACTAGCATATGTGGTATTCTAAATTTCAATCTAGGAAGCCTCCCCTGTAAATATCTTGGACTGCCCTTGGATAAAGGCTTAGGGTATTCTAATTTATGGGATGGAGTAGTTGATAAGATCAAAAAAAGGATAGCAACCTGGAAAGGTAGGTGGCTATCCTTTGTGGGGAGAGCTACACTAGTTAAATTGGTTCTAGCAGCTATGCCTATCTATCAGCTCTCATGTTTTAGTCTGCCTCAATCTAAAAAGGAATCATTAAATAGACATCTAAGATCCTTATTTTGGCAAGGGGTGGAAGAGAAGAAATGTATATACTTAATGGCTTGGGATAATATTTGTAGGCCCAAGTCTACAGGGTGTATTGGGATTAAGGATATTAAAATTCAGAGCAAGGCATTATGAgctaaattagtttggaaaattttTTGGTCTCCCCATCTAAAATTGGCCCAAATCCTCTTTCATAAGTATCTTTGAGGTAGAGACCATATGAGCCTCTTCAGAGATCCCTCACCTCCAAGATTCTCGTGTATTTGAAACTTTATGTTGGATTGTAGGAAAATCATCTCGGACAAATTGACTTAGAATCTGGGCAAGGGTGATAAAGCCCTCTTCTGGTCTGACTCTTGGGGGGTTTTCCAGTCCTTCAACTTCAAGCTAACTTGGATTCTTCAAGAGCATTGCTAGAATCTATTTGGGGCAGGCATGTCAAGGACTATATCTCACCCTTTGAGGGTGACTTAGCCATGGGCTCATCATGGAGATCTCTTGATTAGCTAAACATCCTGGCTAGGGAGAAACTAATGCTTCAAGATATCCTTAGGAAAAGGATGGTCACTTTCAATTTAGGGTCAAATGCTATGGTCTGGGATGGTTCAAAATCAAGGGAATATTCCTCTAAGGATGGCTATAATCTCCTCCTTAATTAGCATCTCTCCTATGCCTCCCCGGTCCCAGTAGCCTTGTGTTGGGATAAGTTGTGTTTGCCAAAGGCTGGGGTCTTCTCTTGGTTAGCCCTCCAAGATAGGATTCTCACAGCAGATAGATTTAAAAAGATGGGCTATGAAGGTCCTAGTAGATGTCCTTTGTGTGAAGGGGTGGAAGAAGATAAAGATTATATCCTTCTCAACTACAACTATGCATCTAAATGTTGGCTATGCTTGTGCAATAAATTAGGATGGTCCTCTGCCTTTCGTAACTCCATCCTTGGTATGTTTCAAAATTGGCCAAACCTTTTTCAGAATTCCCTTTATGGAGGGCTGTGGATCTTAGCTCCCTCTCTGGTTATCTAGGAACTTTGGAAGGAACGCAATAGGAGGCTCTTTAAGGAAAAGAAGATGGATTGGTCCCTATTAGTAATCAAAATAGAAGCTTCAAGAGTTGAGATTTTAAATAGTATAATCTCTAAATTCCCCAACACCCTCTTAGGAATGACctattgggatgagaagatgagaggGAGATTGTTTGGTTTGAGGATCCCTTTCTTCGTTGGTATAGGTAGCTCAAAAAAGAAAGAGTTGAAGAATTCTTGTAAGTGGATAGCCCCTAAAAGGGGCTAGTTTAAGTTAAAATTTGTTAGAGAATCTTGTGGTAATCCAGGTCCTGCAGGTATTGGTTGTTGTCTGTGTGATTAAGTTGGGAAGGAATTGGCTAGGGTAGCTAAACCCGTAGGGCTTGCATCCAACAATAGGGCTGAAATTTTAGCCCTCATCGAAGGTCTTCTTCTCTACCAAAACAAGGGCATTCACAAATTGGCTATTGAAGGAGACTCGGCCATTATCATTAATAGCCTCAAAAAAAAGGCTCCCTTTCTGATTGGAAGCTAAATGCACTCTTGAATAGAGCTCTTTGTCTCttaaatttttttgagaaattgACCT encodes:
- the LOC131857377 gene encoding uncharacterized protein LOC131857377; this encodes MVEWDHGLKVWDFKVVNKLKIIKQNLIQWNRELFGNIFDKKAEVEADLAEVNEQVMRYGMDETLFLKDKKLMTDHESILAKEEVFCKQKSRETWLEVGDKNTKFFHNSIRMRRVRNHISRIKLSNGFEVANPIIIAKEVVDFFSLILNSDWSPHNSEQDMFIKNIPRLLNKDHSDVLTTKFSLAEVEVSLKKMSLNKSLGPDGFPISFLQVCWPFLGEEVTIALEGMRNSVLQLQANLDSSRALLESIWGRHVKDYISPFEGDLAMGSSWRSLD